A window from Leishmania mexicana MHOM/GT/2001/U1103 complete genome, chromosome 33 encodes these proteins:
- a CDS encoding cleavage and polyadenylation specificity factor,putative — translation MAAPFLPEAESSAAPAALRSNAPDEVEVLPIGSGGEVGRSCVVVRYKGRGVMLDCGNHPAKSGLDSLPFFDSIKCDEIDVVLITHFHLDHCGALPYFCNQTSFKGRIFMTSATKAFYKMVMNDFLRIGAGASDLVTSEWLQSTIDRIETVEYHEEVTVNGISFQPFNAGHVLGAAMFMVDIAGMRALYTGDFSRVPDRHLLGAEVPPYSPDILIAESTNGIRELESREEREQLFTGSVHEVVRRGGRCLVPVFALGRAQELLLILEEFWDAHKELQNIPIYYASSLAQRCMKLYQTFVSAMNDRVKQQHANHHNPFVFKYIHSLMDTKSFEDNGPCVVLASPGMLQSGISLELFERWCGDRRNGIIMAGYCVDGTIAKDVLAKPKEVTKPDGKVLPLRMSTIEAVSFSAHSDGRQTRDFIQNLTKVKHTILVHGNPGAMGQLKNKLLQDFRDRNMSVYTTMNQESIRIPFVQERTAKVMGKLANMSLQEGEFVSGVMLVSGQHQYSIVHPDDVPVFTDLSVNRIQQAMVLPLPRHRSPLEVLQVLQRYFAQSKLFEEVVPRQSSHEEAAEAHQAAAERGEARDPDSTLLFVSKDVTVDVQKSSQAQTTLTITWYSSHYNDLLADVTCIALAKLAEEPHEAEGEDVLVPADVSGQDRIFRVKCFHYMISQFYPSVKTNLSSGSCSVSLADGQVANIVDCIEVYLERSAGKKDVDYDAPEVQKLKQILKRIYLTLFPIPADNGWCDCGMIHGEEPVAE, via the coding sequence ATGGCGGCGCCGTTTCTGCCCGAGGCGGAGAGctccgctgcgccagcggccCTCCGCTCCAACGCACCggacgaggtggaggtgctgcctattggcagtggtggcgaggTGGGCCGCTCGTGTGTCGTGGTGCGATACAAGGGCCGCGGCGTCATGCTTGACTGCGGCAACCACCCGGCCAAAAGTGGTCTTGACTCCCTGCCCTTCTTTGACAGCATCAAGTGCGACGAGATCGATGTGGTGCTCATCACGCACTTCCACCTAGACCACTGCGGAGCACTGCCGTACTTCTGCAATCAGACGTCCTTCAAGGGCCGCATCTTCATGACCAGCGCCACCAAGGCCTTCTACAAGATGGTCATGAACGACTTCCTGCGCATCGGCGCCGGGGCCAGCGACCTTGTCACGAGCGAGTGGCTGCAGAGCACGATCGATCGCATTGAGACCGTCGAGTACCACGAAGAAGTCACCGTGAACGGCATCTCCTTCCAGCCGTTCAACGCCGGCCACGTGCTTGGGGCAGCCATGTTCATGGTCGACATCGCCGGCATGCGTGCCCTGTACACAGGCGACTTTTCCCGAGTGCCGGACCGCCACCTGCTGGGGGCAGAGGTGCCGCCGTACTCACCAGACATTCTGATTGCGGAGAGTACAAACGGCATCCGCGAGCTCGAGTCCCGCGAGGAGCGCGAGCAACTCTTCACGGGCAGTGTACACGAAGTCGtacgccgcggcggtcggTGTCTGGTGCCCGTCTTTGCCCTAGGCCGcgcgcaggagctgctccTCATTCTCGAGGAGTTCTGGGATGCGCATAAGGAGCTGCAGAACATCCCCATCTACTACGCCTCATCGCTGGCCCAGCGATGCATGAAACTCTACCAAACCTTCGTCAGCGCCATGAACGATCGTGTGAAGCAGCAACATGCCAATCACCACAACCCCTTCGTCTTCAAGTACATCCACTCGCTCATGGACACAAAGTCCTTCGAGGACAACGGCCCCTGCGTGGTGCTGGCCTCCCCCGGTATGCTTCAGTCGGGCATCTCGCTGGAGTTGTTTGAGCGTTGGTGCGGCGACCGGCGCAACGGCATCATCATGGCCGGCTACTGCGTTGACGGCACCATTGCAAAGGATGTGCTCGCGAAGCCGAAGGAGGTGACGAAGCCGGACGGCAAAGTGCTACCGTTGCGCATGAGCACCATCGAGGCcgtctccttctccgcccacTCGGACGGTCGGCAGACGCGCGACTTCATTCAAAACCTTACCAAGGTGAAGCACACAATCCTTGTGCACGGCAACCCGGGTGCCATGGGGCAGCTCAAGAACAAGCTCCTTCAGGACTTCCGGGACCGCAACATGTCCGTCTACACGACCATGAACCAAGAGTCGATCCGTATTCCGTTCGTGCAGGAGCGCACCGCGAAGGTGATGGGCAAGCTGGCGAACATGAGCCTGCAGGAGGGCGAGTTTGTGAGCGGCGTGATGCTCGTGTCCGGTCAGCACCAGTACAGCATCGTCCACCCCGACGACGTCCCGGTGTTCACCGATTTGAGCGTGAACCGCATTCAGCAGGCCATGGTCCTTCCTCTGCCGCGTCACCGCTCGCCGCTGGAGGTATTGCAGGTGCTCCAGCGGTACTTTGCGCAGAGCAAACTgttcgaggaggtggtgccgcgCCAGTCCAGCCACGAGGAAGCGGCAGAGGCCCATCAGGCCGCCGCGGAGCGCGGTGAGGCTCGCGACCCCGACtcgacgctgctgttcgTCTCCAAAGATGTCACCGTCGATGTGCAGAAGAGCTCGcaggcgcagacgacgctcACCATCACGTGGTACAGCAGCCACTACAACGACCTCCTCGCTGATGTCACGTGCATCGCACTCGCCAAGCTTGCCGAGGAGCCGCATGAGGCGGAGGGTGAGGACGTGCTTGTGCCTGCCGACGTCTCCGGTCAGGACCGTATCTTCCGTGTCAAGTGCTTCCACTACATGATCTCGCAGTTCTATCCGTCCGTCAAGACGAACTTGTCGTCGGGTAGCTGCAGCGTCAGCCTTGCAGATGGCCAGGTAGCAAACATCGTGGACTGCATCGAGGTCTACTTGGAGCGCAGTGCTGGCAAGAAGGACGTCGACTACGACGCGCCAGAGGTTCAGAAGCTGAAGCAGATTCTGAAGCGCATCTACCTGACCCTGTTCCCCATTCCAGCGGACAACGGCTGGTGCGACTGCGGCATGATTCACGGCGAAGAACCCGTGGCGGAGTAA
- a CDS encoding DNA topoisomerase IB, large subunit, whose protein sequence is MKVENSKMEVKREQSHSNEDDESNEEDLNWWEQENLRIAMKGERRWETLAHNGVLFPPEYEPHGIPILYDGREFKMTPEEEEVATMFAVMKEHDYYRMEVFRRNFFESWREILDKRQHPIRRLELCDFEPIYQWHLVQREKKLNRTKEEKKAIKEKQDAEAEPYRYCVWDGRREQVANFRVEPPGLFRGRGKHPLMGKLKVRVQPEDITINIGETAEAPVPPAGHKWAAVQHDHTVTWLAMWRDSVAGNMKYVMLAPSSSVKGQSDMVKFEKARKLKDKVDDIRASYMEDFKSNDVHVAQRAVAMYFIDRLALRVGNEKGEDEADTVGCCSLRVEHIQLMPDNIVRFDFLGKDSIRYQNDVAVLPEVYALLQRFTRRKSPDMDIFDQLNPTQLNDHLKAFMDGLSAKVFRTYNASITLDRWFKEKPVDPKWSIADKLAYFNKANTEVAILCNHQKSVSKNFKLQMMQLTTKSEYTRKTIGLLEKAEVTAKKKSVEEAAREFLEEQDRMQREWLESYGTEEQKKEFEEIVEKRTAPRVRSGKKKSSSGTKKAKSASGKKRAARKKKSAKKSGKASSKKAASKSSKKASKKSKEEDEDEDDVPLMSMAVKTKKTAGVKRQRADKGVSDDDDVPLAALKV, encoded by the coding sequence ATGAAGGTGGAAAATAGCAAGATGGAGGTGAAGCGAGAGCAGAGCCACTCCAATGAGGATGATGAGAGCAACGAGGAGGACCTGAACTGGTGGGAGCAGGAGAACCTCCGTATCGCCATGAAGGGCGAGCGTCGCTGGGAGACGCTGGCCCACAATGGCGTCCTTTTTCCGCCCGAGTACGAGCCCCATGGCATCCCCATCTTGTACGATGGACGCGAGTTCAAGATGACGccggaggaagaagaggtggCGACAATGTTCGCCGTGATGAAGGAGCACGACTACTACCGCATGGAGGTGTTCCGGCGCAACTTCTTCGAAAGCTGGCGCGAGATTCTGGACAAGCGCCAGCACCCCATCCGTCGCCTGGAGCTCTGCGACTTCGAGCCCATCTATCAGTGGCACCTCGTCCAGCGGGAAAAGAAGCTCAACCGGACGAAAGAAGAGAAGAAGGCCATCAAGGAGAAGCAGGACGCGGAGGCAGAGCCGTACCGCTACTGCGTCTGGGACGGACGTCGCGAGCAGGTGGCGAATTTCCGCGTTGAGCCGCCGGGCCTGTTCCGCGGACGCGGCAAGCACCCGCTGATGGGCAAGCTGAAGGTGCGCGTGCAGCCGGAGGACATTACAATCAATATTGGCGAGACGGCcgaggcgccggtgccgcctgCGGGACACAAATGGGCTGCTGTGCAGCACGACCACACCGTGACGTGGCTTGCCATGTGGCGCGACAGCGTGGCTGGAAACATGAAGTACGTCATGCTCGCCCCGTCTTCCAGTGTCAAGGGACAGTCCGACATGGTGAAGTTCGAGAAGGCGCGCAAGCTCAAGGACAAAGTGGATGACATTCGCGCATCCTACATGGAGGATTTCAAGTCGAATGATGTGCacgtggcgcagcgggcCGTGGCCATGTACTTTATTGACCGTCTCGCCCTCCGCGTTGGTAATGAGAagggcgaggacgaggcggatACGGTGGGTTGCTGCTCGCTGCGTGTGGAGCACATCCAGCTCATGCCGGACAACATCGTGCGGTTCGATTTCCTGGGCAAGGACTCGATCCGTTACCAGAACgatgtggcggtgctgccggagGTGTACGCGCTACTGCAGCGTTTCACTCGTCGTAAGTCGCCGGACATGGACATCTTTGACCAGCTCAACCCCACGCAGCTGAATGACCACCTCAAGGCCTTCATGGACGGCCTCTCTGCCAAGGTGTTCCGTACCTACAATGCCTCCATCACCCTCGATCGGTGGTTCAAAGAAAAGCCGGTCGACCCCAAATGGTCCATCGCGGACAAGCTGGCCTACTTCAACAAAGCGAACACCGAGGTGGCCATTCTGTGCAACCATCAGAAGTCCGTCTCGAAGAACTTCAAGCTGCAGATGATGCAGCTGACCACCAAGTCCGAGTACACCCGCAAGACGATTGGACTTCTcgagaaggcggaggtgaCCGCCAAGAAGAAGTCGGTCGAGGAGGCCGCGAGGGAGTTTCTggaggagcaggaccgcATGCAGCGCGAGTGGCTCGAGAGCTACGGCACGGAGGAGCAGAAGAAGGAGTTCGAGGAGATCGTGGAAAAGCGTacggcgccgcgcgtgaGATCTGGGAAGAAGAAATCCTCGTCGGGCACCAAGAAGGCCAAGTCCGCATCTGGCAAGAAGAGGGCCGCCAGGAAGAAGAAGTCTGCCAAGAAGAGTGGAAAGGCTTCGAGCAAGAAGGCAGCAAGCAAGTCCTCCAAGAAGGCATCGAAGAAgtcgaaggaggaggacgaggacgaggatgacgtGCCGCTCATGAGCATGGCAGTCAAGACGAAGAAGACGGCTGGCGtcaagcggcagcgcgccgacAAGGGGGTcagtgacgacgacgatgtaCCCCTTGCAGCCCTGAAGGTGTAG